TCTGCTTAACTTAATTTTCTGTCCAGTTTAAGTGTATCCTACTATCTTTTTTTCGCACTCAACTCAATCCCATGACTTTAATCATGTGGAGTTTCAAATTTAGATTAATAAGCTTTTATTAAATCACTAAAGGCTATCTCAATCCCGACTGACTTTAGTCTATCTCGCCTTTCATAATATAATTTTCTAAGCATTTGTTCCTTTACTTCATCTATGCTATGGTGTATAGCTCTATGGCATGTAGGACACAAACTTAGCAAGTTAACAATACGATCCAAGTCATATTCAAAATTAGTTTGTAAATTCATTTGAACCAGATGATGTAACTCCATGAATGGCCTATTCGTTTTTTTCGAGATAAATGTAGTATGATTTTCATCATAAGTACATTTGTAATTTGCTAGATGTAATGCTTCTGCTGCTATATTTGCTTTTCGTGGCCATCGTTCTTTTTTCCTTTTATCAATCGTTGGATTAGGTCGTTTTCTCGGACCTTTCTCTTCTTCAAACACTTTTTTTTCCTTAGAAAGCTCATTTACTCTCTCTTGATACTCCATTTCCTGCTTACTATCATCCAAATATTGTCCATCATCTTGTAGAAGCAAATAATCATTAAACTGACTAATTGAACGATTTCCTATTAAATTTTCAATTTCATTGTATGCCATTAATAGTGATGTTAAATCACTAATAATTTCTTCAGAACTAGAAAAAGATTCTAAATCATAGTATCGTCCATAAATATGTCCGTTTTCATATCCTCTCCCTAAGTCTCCTTTACTCTTCAAATCAATTTTAGTTTCCATTAGATGACTAGGCGTTGTATTTAATTGACTTCGGATTAAAGAAGCAGTTTTACGAATTTTCTCTCGACCTAGTCTGGAACCATACTTTTCTTTAAAATATGTATAACCTTGATTTAAGCTTACATAGAACCCACTCATATCAGATTTAAACAAATACACAATATAGTAACCTTTAGTTGCTGTTGTAGTGATTGACTTTAAGAATACTGAAATCCAAGGAACTTCAGCCCACTGACCTTGCCCTACAGACCCAACTACAAAATACTTTTTATGTAATCCAGCTTCATTAATTAACGTATTAGTGGTTATATTACGTATGTAATTTCCAATTAAATGACCCTTAAAGCTTTGAAGTTTAGCATCTAAATAATTATTAAGGATATATTTTAAATTTTCACCTATTTGTGTATCTACTAGCTGATTGCTTTCAGGTTCTTCTATACCCTCTCTATTTATTAATTGATTTAGATTTACTGTTATACCAAAATAATCTTTTATTTTGACCAAAAAATCCATGTCGATTTTCTGATCCCCACTCTCTATTCTAGATAAACCTGTAAAAGAAACATTTAATTCATGGGATAGTTGTTGCAGACTCAACCCTTTAGACTCTCTCAAAGACCTAATATTTTCACCAATAAACTTATTATAATTCAAAGTAACCCACCCCTTTATTTTACTTATATTGGTCCACAGTTTATTTTCCATTCCAAAAATAATGGTATGAAAATAGACATGAGAGAATACCGTTGAATATTAAATATAAAATGCTTATATATAATCGTTTCATTAATTAATAAATAACTTAAAACTACAGCTTGATGAATCCGAAGTTGATTCACACAATTAAATTGGAGTGTTGCCAGAAAACTATAAAACTCCTATTTTACTTACTCATTGACTTTTTGTTAATTTCTCTCTTCTTACTACTGCTTCTTCTAAGCTTTTAATTACAAACTCTTCTATAGTTAAATTTTCTTTTTTTGCAAATTTCTTCACAACTTCTTTTAACTTAACTGGTCCATAAGCAAGAAATGAGGTTAGTTTACTGTTTAATACTATTCCATTTGGTCTATTAACAACTTCTCCATCAAAGATATTACAATTTATTAATTCTATTTCTTCTACATTTTCTCTTTGAATTAGTGGTAAAAGAACTGGCTTCACTTCAATGTTAATTTCATGTTCAGTTGAGTCTAATTTGATATTATTGGTTCCTGATTCTTTAATTATAATATCAATAACATCATATATCTTAGATTGAATCCGATCTGGTTTTGGAAATTTGAGTAATATAAATCCTTTTTTATTGTTTTTAACCTTTTCTAACTTAATTTGGGGTTCGAAACCTTGATTTTTTAATTCAGTGATTGCTATAGATTTTTCAAAAGTAGTCAATGCAAAACCATCCGGACCATCCATTTTCAATATTCGAGCCTTTTCCCCAGTAGTTTTATTTATAAATGGCTGGAATAAATAATATCCTCGTTTCTTATTTATAAATCGTATTCCTTTTTTATGGTTCTTAAACACATTAACAATTGACTCTAAGTCATTCTCTTTGAAAAAGTAAATGTCTTTATTTCTATATTTAAGCATTTCAGCTGATATTTCATTAGATCTAATTTTTGTGTTTAGAGTCGCTTCAGATACAAAGATGTTTTTTTGC
The Chengkuizengella sediminis DNA segment above includes these coding regions:
- a CDS encoding MrcB family domain-containing protein, with amino-acid sequence MNYNKFIGENIRSLRESKGLSLQQLSHELNVSFTGLSRIESGDQKIDMDFLVKIKDYFGITVNLNQLINREGIEEPESNQLVDTQIGENLKYILNNYLDAKLQSFKGHLIGNYIRNITTNTLINEAGLHKKYFVVGSVGQGQWAEVPWISVFLKSITTTATKGYYIVYLFKSDMSGFYVSLNQGYTYFKEKYGSRLGREKIRKTASLIRSQLNTTPSHLMETKIDLKSKGDLGRGYENGHIYGRYYDLESFSSSEEIISDLTSLLMAYNEIENLIGNRSISQFNDYLLLQDDGQYLDDSKQEMEYQERVNELSKEKKVFEEEKGPRKRPNPTIDKRKKERWPRKANIAAEALHLANYKCTYDENHTTFISKKTNRPFMELHHLVQMNLQTNFEYDLDRIVNLLSLCPTCHRAIHHSIDEVKEQMLRKLYYERRDRLKSVGIEIAFSDLIKAY
- a CDS encoding helix-turn-helix domain-containing protein, which codes for MENESQQDMTTKEVAKYLGLQMQTIHGYVRKKRLVPWNYNTWKIDGTYLFNRTEVEKFKKEIEKPGLTTTDILEYLKQKNIFVSEATLNTKIRSNEISAEMLKYRNKDIYFFKENDLESIVNVFKNHKKGIRFINKKRGYYLFQPFINKTTGEKARILKMDGPDGFALTTFEKSIAITELKNQGFEPQIKLEKVKNNKKGFILLKFPKPDRIQSKIYDVIDIIIKESGTNNIKLDSTEHEINIEVKPVLLPLIQRENVEEIELINCNIFDGEVVNRPNGIVLNSKLTSFLAYGPVKLKEVVKKFAKKENLTIEEFVIKSLEEAVVRREKLTKSQ